The window ATAAAAACTAGCAGCATTTACTGTATCATTTGTAGGTTCAAACTTATACTTACCATCTTTAAATGATCTTTTTGACCAAATCGCAAAAACAATGCCAAAGGTTGTTCCTAATTGTAAAAAACTTAACTGAAAGATAGTTAAATAACTAATACTAGTTGCTGCATAAGCACCAATATCTTTATGATGAGCAACAATTACAACAATTAAAATTAATGATAGTCCTGTAAAAACACTTGCAGCGATAAATGGCGAGCTTTCTTTTAAAAGTTCTAAAAGTGTTCTAAAAACGGTAAGATTTTTTTTAAAATAAGAATCGGATTTTTTAATAACTTTCATTTGTTTCTGTTCTTCCAAATTAAATCTCCCCCTTTTATATAAAAACACCATATAGATTATATCATAAAATATACTAAAAATTATATTTTTTTATTTATTAAAAATTTTTTAATTATTTTTATATAATCATCGATTCAACTATTAAAAATTATATTAACTTCTTCTCAAACATCGTTCTCATTAATTTTTATATCTAAAATATTAATTGTTTCAAGAGGAGACAAACTCCCTCCAGATTTAAAAAAACAGAAATATTTTTCTTTAGCGTTTGCTTTATTATTGAAAATTCTTATCGCATTAATTAATCCACAAATTTGTCCAATAACATATTTATATACATAAAAATTACCAGTATAAAAATGTGGAATGTTAATTAAAATTAAAGCGTTTGCTTCATCATATTTACTGATTTTGTTTTTATTATATTTATATCCTGTATAATCATGATTTATTTCTAGATAAGCTAAAACTATTTTATTTCAGCTAAATTCTTCACCTTGATTAATTCATTCATTGGCAACTCACTCAAAATTTGAAAAAATCGCTTGGCGTGTAGTTGTAGCAATAAAACCACTAATCATTTCATCTAAAATATAAAGACGCATTAAATCATCATTTTCGTATTTCTTTAATAAATGGTAATTCATTAAGATCTCATTAGTAATGGAAGCAATTTCTGCATAAAAGGTTTCATATTCATTATATACTTCTTGTGATTGATTAGCAAAATAAGTGTGTACAGAATGCCCTAATTCATGAACTAATGTTAAAATAGAATTATAAGTTTCATCATAATTCATTAAAATAAAAATTTTATCTAAGCCTTTAGTGTTACTTATAGAATATGCTCCAGAAATTTTATTATTATTTGGCATTCATGATATTCATTGCTCATTGAACGCTCTTTGTACAACATTTATATATTCACTACCTAATAATGCCAAAGCTTCTAAAGTTAAGTTTTTAGCAGATTCAATACTAAACATGTTTTTTTTATCAATTATATCTAAATTTTTATCTCATGGTTCAACTTTAGTTAATTGATATTGTTGTTTTAGAAATAATGTTCGATATTTTGTATATCTATTAATTCCTTTAGCAAATTTTTTTGTTTGTGTATAAATATGATTTATAAAATTTTTATCAACCTTATCACTAAAAGCATCCGCAGAAATATAATCCTTAAAATTATGTAATTTTGCTAACTCGTTTTGTTTAACATATTCATAATATAATAATTTACTAAAAGTATTACGTAAATCATATATCGCTTTAAAATGAGATTCATAAGCTGATTTTCGTAAAGCACGATCATTTGATTTAGATGCAACATAAAGATCAGTTTGATTTTTAAAACAAACTTTTTGTTTTTTATAGTTTATACCATCCTGATACTGCATATCTGAATCTAATAAAACATCAAAAATATCACCAAAACTTGAACTAAAACGGCTAATAGCTGTAACAACTTTTTGTTGTTGTTCATTTAAAATATGTTTTTCGTAACGTCATAATTCTTCATATTCTAATTGGTATTTAATTAATGAAGAATTTTTTAAATATGAATTAATTAAATCTTTATTTTTTATTGCTAAATTTTCAAAATTAATAAAAATTTTAGCTACACGATGTTGTTCATGTTCAATTTTTTGAGACCAAGCAAGCATTTCATTATCGATTAAATTTGTTTGCAATTTATTTGAAACATAATTGTTAATTCGATTACTAATTAATAAATTTTTTTCTGAAACTTCGTGAAAATTAATAAAATCATTTAAACTATTAATCCACTTTTCAAAAGCTTTTATTAATTCATTATTTGATTCAACAAATTCATTGAACAAAATATCTAGTTTCTTGCCTTTTAATAATGAATCTATATCTCAATCATATTTTTTATCATTAATATCATTCATTTAAACTAAATTTCCTTTTATAGAGTTATAGAAAAAAATGACCAAGTTTACTAAAAGACTTAGTCATTTTTTGTTTTTTGTTTTTTTAAAATTATTAATTACTTGTTTTAATTACGCTACCATGACCTACAGTTTTACCACCTTCACGGATTGAGAATTTAGATCCATCTTCAATCGCAACTGGAGCAATTAATTCTACAGTCATTTCAACGTCATCACCTGGCATAACCAAATCAACACCAGCAGGTAATGAAATAGCACCTGTTACATCTGTTGTTCTAAAATAGAATTGTGGACGGTATCCTGAAACAATAGGTGTATGACGTCCACCTTCTTCTTTTTTAAGAATATAAACTTTAGCAGTAAAAGTACGGTGAGGTTTAATTGATCCTGGTTTTACAAGTACTTGACCACGTTCAACATCTTCTTTTTTAATACCACGTAATAAAATACCAGCATTATCACCAGCTTCAGCTTGATCTAATGATTTTCTAAACATTTCAATTCCTGTAACAACAGTTTTTTGAGTGTCTTTTAGACCAACAATTTCAACCTCATCATTAACTTTTAATACACCACGTTCAACACGTCCAGTTACTACTGTACCACGTCCTGAAATTGTGAATACATCTTCAATTGCTAATAAGAATGGTTTGTCAGTACTACGTTCTGGTAATGGAATTCATGAATCAACTGCGTCCATTAATTCATCAATTTTTGCTTCTCAAACTGGATCTCCTTC is drawn from Ureaplasma parvum serovar 3 str. ATCC 27815 and contains these coding sequences:
- the pepF gene encoding oligoendopeptidase F, yielding MNDINDKKYDWDIDSLLKGKKLDILFNEFVESNNELIKAFEKWINSLNDFINFHEVSEKNLLISNRINNYVSNKLQTNLIDNEMLAWSQKIEHEQHRVAKIFINFENLAIKNKDLINSYLKNSSLIKYQLEYEELWRYEKHILNEQQQKVVTAISRFSSSFGDIFDVLLDSDMQYQDGINYKKQKVCFKNQTDLYVASKSNDRALRKSAYESHFKAIYDLRNTFSKLLYYEYVKQNELAKLHNFKDYISADAFSDKVDKNFINHIYTQTKKFAKGINRYTKYRTLFLKQQYQLTKVEPWDKNLDIIDKKNMFSIESAKNLTLEALALLGSEYINVVQRAFNEQWISWMPNNNKISGAYSISNTKGLDKIFILMNYDETYNSILTLVHELGHSVHTYFANQSQEVYNEYETFYAEIASITNEILMNYHLLKKYENDDLMRLYILDEMISGFIATTTRQAIFSNFEWVANEWINQGEEFSWNKIVLAYLEINHDYTGYKYNKNKISKYDEANALILINIPHFYTGNFYVYKYVIGQICGLINAIRIFNNKANAKEKYFCFFKSGGSLSPLETINILDIKINENDVWEEVNIIFNSWIDDYIKIIKKFLINKKI
- the tuf gene encoding elongation factor Tu — its product is MAKAKFERTKPHVNIGTIGHVDHGKTTLTAAISTVLAKKGQAIAQSYADVDKTPEERERGITINASHVEYETKTRHYAHVDCPGHADYVKNMITGAAQMDGAILVIAASDGVMAQTKEHILLARQVGVPKIVVFLNKCDFMTDPDMQDLVEMEVRELLSKYGFDGDNTPVIRGSGLKALEGDPVWEAKIDELMDAVDSWIPLPERSTDKPFLLAIEDVFTISGRGTVVTGRVERGVLKVNDEVEIVGLKDTQKTVVTGIEMFRKSLDQAEAGDNAGILLRGIKKEDVERGQVLVKPGSIKPHRTFTAKVYILKKEEGGRHTPIVSGYRPQFYFRTTDVTGAISLPAGVDLVMPGDDVEMTVELIAPVAIEDGSKFSIREGGKTVGHGSVIKTSN